The proteins below are encoded in one region of Tessaracoccus aquimaris:
- the mshB gene encoding N-acetyl-1-D-myo-inositol-2-amino-2-deoxy-alpha-D-glucopyranoside deacetylase, whose translation MTADRRLLLVHAHPDDESSQTSATMARYLADGAQVTLVTCTLGELGEILVPEWAHYTPTELGQHRLGEIGDAMNIIGVTDHLFLGGAGRYHDSGMTTDDKGRAAVPAEMPANAFWNADLLEAADLLVEVIRDRRPQVLITYDPHGNYGHPDHIQAHRVAMYATVLAASPSHRPELGAPWEISRVLWNSHNTAMWREAYQIAKDRGIELWPDNERDPDSFGPDPSQVVAVIETGPYLDICRRALANYRSQVDTSQPFWQFFQIVQELPGAGEAYMLGFGRPFPVSDGPASDLFEGLD comes from the coding sequence GTGACTGCCGACCGCCGCCTCCTCCTCGTCCACGCGCACCCCGACGACGAATCGAGCCAGACCTCCGCAACCATGGCCCGCTACCTCGCCGACGGAGCCCAGGTGACGCTTGTCACCTGCACGCTCGGCGAGCTGGGCGAGATCCTGGTCCCCGAATGGGCGCACTACACGCCCACCGAACTCGGCCAGCACCGGCTCGGCGAGATCGGCGACGCCATGAACATCATCGGCGTCACCGATCACCTGTTCCTCGGCGGCGCCGGGCGCTACCACGACTCGGGCATGACGACCGACGACAAGGGCAGGGCCGCGGTGCCGGCCGAGATGCCCGCGAACGCGTTCTGGAACGCCGACCTGCTCGAGGCGGCCGACCTGCTGGTCGAGGTCATCCGCGACCGCCGTCCGCAGGTGCTGATCACCTACGACCCGCACGGCAACTACGGCCACCCCGACCACATCCAGGCCCACCGGGTCGCCATGTACGCCACCGTGCTCGCGGCCTCCCCGTCGCACCGCCCCGAACTTGGCGCCCCCTGGGAGATCAGCCGGGTGCTGTGGAACTCGCACAACACCGCCATGTGGCGGGAGGCGTACCAGATCGCCAAGGACCGCGGCATCGAACTGTGGCCGGACAACGAGCGCGACCCCGACAGCTTCGGCCCCGACCCGTCCCAAGTGGTCGCCGTCATCGAGACCGGCCCCTACCTCGACATCTGCCGCCGTGCGCTCGCCAACTACCGCAGCCAGGTCGACACCTCCCAGCCGTTCTGGCAGTTCTTCCAGATCGTGCAGGAACTCCCGGGCGCAGGCGAGGCATACATGCTCGGGTTCGGGCGGCCCTTCCCCGTCAGCGACGGCCCCGCCTCCGACCTGTTCGAGGGCCTCGACTGA
- a CDS encoding GAF domain-containing protein produces the protein MSSPWSEDRDAAQTRRQVERARASLLTDDPDAGPLDDIRSLIRDSWRRSMAGSVRAEGLPPIDLTGDELDEYLRGHPLASTLDLICGLLLPGGSRDSGIVVAVGDAAGRLLWIEGDSEIRNRTGDMGFIPGANWSEGAVGTSAPGTAIELGRSVQIHGAEHFNLRVAPWSCTAAPVRDPETRRVIGVIDITGGTQAITPQAQLLVDATARAVESELLISRLRAREATAQHRPPRRRRVNQATLQVLGRQRAALELQGDDGASVIEFGRRHAEILLLLRLNPAGLSAERLAELVYGEGGDPATLRPEIVRLRKALRRATSDIDLASRPYRLVGTMTTDAHGVLGLLDRGAHRVALAAYRGDVLPESEAPGVTEFRDTVRATLREALMAEASPEVLLAFADTQAGADDRDLLMLILEQLPAKSPKRAGVLARVERLDAT, from the coding sequence TTGTCGTCGCCCTGGTCAGAGGATCGTGACGCGGCCCAGACGCGTCGCCAGGTCGAGCGCGCCCGGGCATCTCTCCTCACCGACGACCCGGACGCGGGGCCGCTCGACGACATCCGGTCCCTGATCCGCGACTCGTGGCGCCGCTCGATGGCGGGCAGCGTGCGCGCCGAGGGACTTCCCCCCATCGACCTGACCGGCGACGAACTCGACGAGTACCTCAGGGGGCATCCGCTCGCCTCCACGCTCGACCTGATCTGCGGCCTGCTCCTGCCGGGCGGCTCGCGCGACTCGGGCATCGTCGTCGCTGTGGGCGACGCGGCCGGGCGGCTCCTGTGGATCGAGGGAGACAGCGAGATCCGCAACCGCACCGGTGACATGGGATTCATCCCCGGCGCCAACTGGTCCGAGGGCGCCGTCGGCACCTCCGCGCCCGGCACCGCGATCGAACTTGGCCGCTCCGTCCAGATCCACGGCGCCGAACACTTCAACCTGCGCGTCGCGCCCTGGTCCTGCACCGCGGCCCCCGTCCGGGACCCGGAGACCCGGCGCGTCATCGGGGTCATCGACATCACCGGCGGCACCCAGGCGATCACACCGCAGGCTCAACTGCTGGTCGACGCGACCGCCCGCGCCGTCGAGTCCGAACTGCTGATCTCGCGGCTGCGTGCCCGGGAGGCGACGGCGCAGCACCGGCCGCCGCGCAGGCGCCGGGTGAACCAAGCGACCCTCCAGGTGCTCGGCAGGCAGCGCGCCGCGCTCGAACTGCAGGGCGACGACGGCGCCTCCGTCATCGAGTTCGGGCGCCGCCACGCCGAGATCCTGCTCCTGCTGCGCCTGAACCCCGCGGGCCTCTCCGCGGAGCGCCTCGCCGAACTTGTCTACGGCGAGGGCGGCGACCCAGCGACGCTGCGCCCCGAGATCGTCCGGCTCCGCAAGGCGCTGCGCCGCGCGACCTCCGACATCGACCTCGCCTCCCGCCCCTACCGATTGGTCGGCACCATGACCACCGACGCGCACGGCGTGCTCGGCCTGCTCGACAGGGGGGCGCACCGGGTCGCACTCGCGGCCTACCGCGGCGACGTGCTTCCCGAATCGGAGGCGCCAGGGGTCACCGAGTTCCGCGACACCGTCCGGGCGACCCTGCGCGAGGCGCTGATGGCAGAGGCGAGCCCCGAGGTGCTGCTCGCCTTCGCCGACACCCAGGCGGGGGCCGACGACCGAGACCTCCTGATGCTGATCCTCGAACAGTTGCCCGCCAAGTCGCCCAAGCGGGCCGGCGTGCTGGCCCGCGTCGAGAGGCTCGACGCAACCTAG
- a CDS encoding sigma-70 family RNA polymerase sigma factor: MADDDDRLADYLAHRGLVVRLAYDITGTWTDAEDVAQQVYVRWCAVESPVRNPRAYLARMATHQALDAVAARDRIGYVGEFLPEPLIDGADADLLTAHEVEIALMVVLGSLSPLERAVFVLHDVFGFTHPEIATMLERTPAAVRQLNHRARAHVQSRRPYKEVDEAALGTLVGTFLAAAKAGDVDGLVALLAEDATLVSDGGGKINAAIRPVVSAEKVARFLVGVASLLDPAGSVEIVAANARPALLFRRGDGSVDSVLWVLVGDDGRAADLYLVRNPDKLSHLE, encoded by the coding sequence GTGGCTGACGACGACGATCGCCTCGCCGACTACCTGGCCCATCGCGGCCTCGTCGTGCGTCTCGCCTACGACATCACCGGCACCTGGACCGACGCCGAGGATGTGGCGCAGCAGGTCTACGTGCGCTGGTGCGCCGTCGAGTCTCCGGTGCGCAACCCGCGCGCCTACCTCGCGAGGATGGCGACCCACCAGGCGCTCGACGCGGTGGCCGCCCGCGACCGCATCGGCTACGTCGGCGAGTTCCTCCCGGAACCACTCATCGACGGGGCCGATGCCGACCTGCTCACCGCCCACGAGGTGGAGATCGCGCTGATGGTGGTGCTCGGCTCCCTCAGCCCGCTGGAGCGGGCGGTGTTCGTGCTGCACGACGTGTTCGGGTTCACGCATCCCGAGATCGCGACCATGCTCGAGCGCACCCCCGCGGCGGTGCGGCAACTCAACCATCGGGCCAGGGCCCACGTGCAGTCGCGTCGCCCCTACAAGGAGGTGGACGAGGCGGCGCTCGGCACGCTGGTGGGCACCTTCCTCGCGGCGGCGAAGGCGGGCGACGTCGACGGACTCGTCGCGCTGCTTGCCGAGGACGCCACGCTGGTCAGCGACGGAGGCGGCAAGATCAACGCCGCAATCAGGCCGGTCGTCTCCGCGGAGAAGGTCGCCCGGTTCCTCGTCGGGGTCGCCTCGCTGCTCGATCCCGCGGGCAGCGTCGAGATCGTCGCGGCCAACGCTCGCCCGGCCTTGCTCTTCCGACGCGGCGACGGCTCGGTCGACTCGGTGCTGTGGGTCCTGGTCGGCGACGACGGCCGCGCCGCCGACCTCTACCTGGTGCGCAACCCAGACAAGCTGTCCCACCTGGAGTGA
- a CDS encoding LLM class flavin-dependent oxidoreductase, which translates to MQFGIFTVGDVTTDPTTGRTPTEHERIKATIEIALKAEEVGLDVVAVGQHHNPPFVASSPTTTMAYIGAQTKHIILSTATTLITTTDPVRIAEDYATLQHLLDGRMDLTLGRGNTGPVYPWFGKDIRDGIALAVENYALLHQLWHEDVVNWEGKFRTPLHGFTATPRPLDGVAPFVWHGSIRSPEIAEQAAYYGDGFFHNNIFWPSSHTRRMVDLYRRRFEHYGHGSYEQAIVGLGGQVFMRKNSQDAVNEFRPYFDKAPVYGGGPSLEDFTRETPLTVGSPEQVIERVLSFREYAGDYQRQLFLMDHAGLPVKTVLEQLDLLGEEVVPVLRKEFAALRPAGVPDGPTHASMVAAAGGPVEQNMEEPQVDKWTGTRAEDDNQL; encoded by the coding sequence ATGCAGTTCGGCATCTTCACGGTCGGAGACGTCACCACCGACCCCACCACCGGTCGCACGCCGACCGAGCACGAGCGCATCAAGGCGACCATCGAGATCGCGCTGAAGGCGGAAGAGGTCGGCCTGGACGTCGTCGCCGTCGGTCAGCACCACAACCCGCCCTTCGTCGCGTCCTCGCCGACCACGACGATGGCCTACATCGGTGCGCAGACCAAGCACATCATTCTCTCCACGGCCACCACCCTGATCACCACCACCGACCCGGTGCGCATCGCCGAGGACTACGCCACCCTGCAGCACCTGCTGGACGGGCGGATGGACCTCACGCTCGGGCGCGGCAACACCGGGCCTGTCTACCCGTGGTTCGGCAAGGACATCCGCGACGGCATCGCGCTCGCCGTGGAGAACTACGCACTGCTGCACCAGCTGTGGCATGAGGACGTCGTCAACTGGGAGGGCAAGTTCCGCACCCCGCTGCACGGCTTCACCGCCACGCCGCGGCCGCTCGACGGCGTCGCGCCGTTCGTGTGGCACGGCTCGATCCGCTCTCCCGAGATCGCGGAGCAGGCCGCCTACTACGGCGACGGCTTCTTCCACAACAACATCTTCTGGCCCTCGTCCCACACCCGCCGGATGGTCGACCTGTACCGCCGCCGCTTCGAGCACTACGGGCACGGCAGCTACGAGCAGGCGATCGTCGGCCTCGGCGGCCAGGTGTTCATGCGGAAGAACTCGCAGGACGCCGTCAACGAGTTCCGCCCCTACTTCGACAAGGCGCCCGTCTACGGTGGAGGGCCCTCGCTTGAGGACTTCACGCGGGAGACGCCGCTCACGGTCGGGTCGCCCGAGCAGGTCATCGAGCGGGTGCTGAGCTTCCGCGAGTACGCGGGCGATTACCAGCGTCAGCTCTTCCTGATGGACCACGCAGGCCTGCCGGTCAAGACCGTGCTCGAGCAGCTCGACCTGCTCGGCGAAGAGGTCGTCCCGGTGCTCCGCAAGGAGTTCGCCGCGCTGCGCCCCGCAGGCGTGCCCGACGGCCCGACGCACGCGTCGATGGTCGCCGCCGCTGGCGGCCCCGTCGAGCAGAACATGGAGGAGCCGCAAGTCGACAAGTGGACCGGCACCCGTGCCGAGGACGACAACCAGCTCTGA
- a CDS encoding aldehyde dehydrogenase family protein: protein MTLTEEAVTASSTYAAPGQPGAKAQYKPRYGHYIGGEFVDPIKGEYFENITPITGKPFTEVGRGTSEDIDRAVDVAWKAFADWKKTSPAERALVLNRIADRMEENLEAIAVAETWENGKPVRETLAADIPLAIDHFRYFAGVLRAQEGSLSQLDENTVAYHFHEPLGVVGQIIPWNFPLLMAVWKLAPALAAGNCVVLKPAEQTPASILFLFDIIGDLLPAGVVNIVNGFGIEAGAPLAQNKRIRKVAFTGETTTGRLIMQYASQNLIPVTLELGGKSPNVFFEDVAAKSGDAYYDKALEGFTLFALNQGEVCTCPSRALIQRSIYEQFLGDGLERVGKIIQGNPLDLNTMIGAQASNDQLEKILSYIDIGKQAGAKLLTGGERVDLGGDLSGGYYIAPTVFEGTNDMRIFQEEIFGPVLAVTSFTDFDDAISIANDTLYGLGAGVWSRTGDIAYRAGRAIEAGRVWTNTYHQYPAHAAFGGYKQSGIGRENHLKMMEHYQQTKNLLVSYAEGAMGFF from the coding sequence ATGACGTTGACCGAGGAAGCAGTAACCGCATCCAGCACCTACGCCGCGCCGGGTCAGCCGGGCGCCAAGGCACAGTACAAGCCTCGTTACGGTCACTACATCGGCGGCGAGTTCGTCGACCCGATCAAGGGCGAGTACTTCGAGAACATCACCCCCATCACCGGTAAGCCGTTCACCGAGGTTGGCCGCGGCACCTCCGAAGACATCGACCGCGCCGTCGACGTCGCCTGGAAGGCCTTCGCCGACTGGAAGAAGACCTCACCCGCCGAGCGGGCGCTGGTGCTCAATCGCATCGCCGACCGGATGGAGGAGAACCTCGAGGCGATCGCCGTCGCCGAGACGTGGGAGAACGGCAAGCCGGTCCGCGAGACCCTCGCGGCAGACATCCCGCTCGCCATCGACCACTTCCGCTACTTCGCGGGCGTGCTGCGCGCCCAGGAGGGCAGCCTCAGCCAACTCGACGAGAACACCGTCGCCTACCACTTCCACGAGCCGCTCGGTGTCGTCGGCCAGATCATCCCCTGGAACTTCCCGCTGCTGATGGCCGTGTGGAAGCTCGCCCCTGCGCTCGCAGCAGGCAACTGTGTGGTGCTCAAGCCCGCCGAGCAGACCCCCGCGTCGATCCTGTTCCTGTTCGACATCATCGGCGACCTGCTCCCCGCGGGCGTCGTCAACATCGTCAACGGCTTCGGCATTGAGGCCGGCGCGCCGCTGGCCCAGAATAAGCGGATCCGCAAGGTGGCATTCACGGGTGAGACGACCACCGGGCGCCTCATCATGCAGTACGCCTCGCAGAACCTGATCCCCGTCACCCTCGAACTGGGCGGCAAGTCGCCCAACGTGTTCTTCGAGGACGTCGCGGCCAAGTCGGGCGACGCGTACTACGACAAGGCGCTCGAGGGGTTCACGCTGTTCGCGCTCAACCAGGGCGAGGTATGCACCTGCCCCTCGCGCGCGCTCATCCAGCGCTCGATCTACGAGCAGTTCCTCGGCGACGGCCTGGAGCGCGTCGGCAAGATCATCCAGGGCAACCCGCTCGATCTCAACACGATGATCGGCGCGCAGGCCTCCAACGACCAGCTCGAGAAGATCCTGTCCTATATCGACATCGGCAAGCAGGCGGGGGCCAAGCTCCTCACCGGCGGCGAACGCGTCGACCTGGGCGGAGACCTGAGCGGCGGCTACTACATCGCCCCGACGGTGTTCGAGGGAACCAACGACATGCGCATCTTCCAGGAGGAGATCTTCGGGCCGGTGCTCGCCGTGACGAGCTTCACCGACTTCGACGATGCCATCTCGATCGCCAACGACACCCTGTACGGGCTCGGGGCGGGCGTGTGGAGCCGCACCGGTGACATCGCCTACCGCGCGGGCCGGGCCATCGAGGCGGGCCGTGTCTGGACCAACACCTACCACCAGTACCCGGCGCACGCCGCCTTCGGTGGCTACAAGCAGTCGGGCATCGGCCGCGAGAACCACCTCAAGATGATGGAGCACTACCAGCAGACCAAGAACCTGCTCGTCTCCTACGCCGAGGGAGCCATGGGCTTCTTCTGA
- a CDS encoding CE1759 family FMN reductase: MSRIVVISGGLGSPSSTRVLSDDIVARLRDALALKGEDLDAQIVELRELAHPITDAMLTGFPTGDLARVVEDVAEADALVVVSPTFSASISELVKSFFDILEPGTVTGKPVLLAATGGTERHSLMIDFAMRPLFSYLGALPVRTGVFAATSDFGGAGAVSLEGRVAQAADELADAMVGAPRKAKDDDFVDFATLLRR; encoded by the coding sequence ATGTCTCGCATCGTCGTGATCTCCGGCGGCCTCGGGTCGCCCTCCAGCACGCGCGTGCTGAGCGACGACATCGTCGCCCGGCTGCGTGACGCGCTCGCGCTCAAGGGCGAAGACCTTGACGCGCAGATCGTCGAACTGCGCGAACTCGCGCACCCCATCACCGACGCCATGCTCACCGGCTTCCCGACGGGCGACCTCGCCCGCGTCGTCGAGGACGTGGCAGAGGCCGACGCGCTCGTCGTCGTCAGCCCCACCTTCTCCGCGTCGATCAGCGAGCTCGTGAAGAGCTTCTTCGACATCCTCGAGCCGGGCACCGTCACGGGCAAGCCGGTCCTCCTGGCGGCCACCGGTGGCACGGAACGCCACTCGCTGATGATCGACTTCGCGATGCGTCCCCTGTTCAGCTACCTGGGCGCACTCCCGGTGCGCACCGGCGTGTTCGCCGCGACCTCCGACTTCGGTGGGGCGGGAGCGGTCTCGCTCGAGGGTCGGGTGGCGCAGGCCGCAGACGAACTCGCCGACGCGATGGTCGGCGCGCCGCGGAAGGCCAAGGACGACGACTTCGTCGACTTCGCGACCCTGCTACGTCGATGA
- a CDS encoding DUF779 domain-containing protein: MSEPTRVDVTEAAASLLKDLTAQHGPLMFHQSGGCCDGSSPMCYPVGMFLTGPSDVLLDALRIDGLEPIEVYMSESQYDYWKYTHLTIDVVPGRGAGFSVEAPTGNRFLIRSRMMSDDEVAFFGLLPKL, encoded by the coding sequence ATGAGCGAACCAACCCGTGTCGACGTCACCGAGGCGGCCGCGTCCCTGCTGAAGGACCTCACGGCACAGCACGGACCCCTGATGTTCCACCAATCAGGCGGCTGCTGCGACGGCAGTTCGCCGATGTGTTACCCCGTCGGGATGTTCCTGACGGGGCCCTCCGACGTGCTGCTCGACGCGCTGCGGATCGACGGCCTCGAGCCCATCGAGGTCTACATGTCGGAGTCCCAGTACGACTACTGGAAGTACACGCACCTGACGATCGACGTCGTGCCTGGGCGTGGCGCCGGCTTCAGTGTTGAGGCGCCGACGGGCAACAGGTTCCTGATCAGGTCCCGGATGATGAGCGACGACGAGGTCGCCTTCTTCGGCCTGCTACCCAAGCTGTGA
- a CDS encoding FAD-dependent oxidoreductase, producing MNKASKGPSTIVIVGAGYAGIAAANRAARTHRVILVNERPDFVDRIRLHQHLATGREVRTPLTDMVRRGVQVVVARVERIGDGVVTLADGSRLDADHVVVASGSGAGVGTLPWAEEARRALCELPTGGNVTILGAA from the coding sequence ATGAACAAGGCATCGAAGGGTCCCAGCACCATCGTCATCGTCGGCGCCGGCTACGCGGGCATCGCCGCGGCCAACCGGGCCGCGCGCACTCATCGCGTCATCCTCGTCAACGAGCGGCCGGACTTCGTCGACCGGATCCGGCTTCACCAGCACCTGGCGACCGGCCGCGAGGTGCGCACCCCGCTCACCGACATGGTGCGCCGGGGAGTCCAGGTCGTCGTCGCCCGCGTCGAACGGATCGGCGACGGCGTCGTCACGCTCGCCGACGGGTCGCGACTCGACGCCGACCACGTGGTCGTGGCGAGCGGGAGCGGTGCCGGGGTCGGGACCCTGCCTTGGGCTGAGGAGGCCCGCCGCGCGCTCTGCGAACTTCCGACTGGCGGCAACGTCACGATCCTCGGGGCGGCCTGA
- a CDS encoding MFS transporter — translation MTSDQRARTRAFYHVLGNSAVAMLGTAFLWYAITFWAYLETRSVITTAFLGGAYMLGMAVLGVPFGSLIDRFRKHVVMMASAIGTTVFFLLAGAIYLLVPADQLIDLARPWFWLFSSFALIGAMLAMIRGLALSTCVTMLIESDRRVNANGMVGTVNGVTMLVTGVLSGLAIGQLGLGPVILISIVAMAASLVHLALIRIPEPTIVHADGTPKAVDFKAAWGAVIAVPGLIGLIIFSTFNNFLGGVFMSLLDAYGLELMSVELWGILFGVSSVGFIIGGALIAKFGLGSRPLKALLLACLLMWIISGLFTIRASVPLLVAGIVVYMAIIPVIEAAEQTLLQRVVPLSKQGRVFGFAQAIEVAAAPLSAFLIGPIAEFWLIPYAKSPEGRQQWSWLLGEGPGRGIALVFLLVSIIGFILTSMVFFTRTYRRLSAAYAAGDVNADVTADADDPAGPSPDLPGPDVLGKGYTEH, via the coding sequence GTGACTTCCGATCAACGCGCCAGGACGCGCGCCTTCTACCACGTGCTTGGCAACTCAGCGGTGGCCATGCTCGGCACCGCGTTCCTCTGGTACGCGATCACATTCTGGGCTTACCTTGAGACCCGCTCCGTGATCACGACGGCGTTCCTCGGCGGCGCCTACATGCTGGGCATGGCGGTGCTCGGCGTCCCCTTCGGTTCGCTGATCGACAGGTTCCGCAAGCACGTCGTGATGATGGCCTCAGCCATCGGAACCACCGTGTTCTTCCTGCTGGCAGGGGCGATCTACCTGCTGGTTCCAGCGGACCAACTCATCGATCTGGCCCGCCCCTGGTTCTGGCTCTTCAGTAGCTTCGCCCTGATCGGCGCGATGCTCGCCATGATCCGCGGCCTTGCCCTCTCGACGTGCGTCACGATGCTGATCGAGTCGGACCGGCGCGTCAACGCCAACGGAATGGTGGGAACGGTCAACGGGGTCACGATGCTGGTCACCGGGGTGCTGTCCGGCCTTGCCATCGGCCAACTCGGCCTCGGGCCGGTGATCCTCATCTCCATCGTCGCGATGGCCGCGTCGCTGGTGCATCTCGCGCTGATCCGGATCCCTGAGCCGACGATCGTGCACGCCGACGGCACGCCGAAGGCCGTCGACTTCAAGGCGGCTTGGGGTGCGGTGATCGCGGTGCCCGGGCTGATCGGCCTGATCATCTTCTCGACCTTCAACAACTTCCTCGGTGGCGTCTTCATGTCGCTGCTCGACGCTTACGGCCTCGAACTGATGAGCGTCGAACTGTGGGGCATCCTGTTCGGGGTCTCCAGCGTCGGCTTCATCATCGGCGGCGCGCTGATCGCGAAGTTCGGCCTCGGATCGAGGCCGCTCAAGGCGCTGCTGCTCGCGTGCCTCTTGATGTGGATCATCTCCGGACTGTTCACGATCCGCGCCTCGGTGCCCCTGCTGGTGGCGGGGATCGTGGTCTACATGGCGATCATTCCCGTCATCGAGGCCGCGGAGCAGACGCTGCTGCAGCGGGTCGTGCCGCTGTCGAAGCAGGGCCGGGTCTTCGGCTTCGCGCAAGCGATCGAGGTCGCCGCGGCGCCACTGTCGGCGTTCCTGATCGGCCCGATCGCCGAGTTCTGGCTGATCCCCTATGCAAAGTCGCCCGAGGGGCGCCAGCAGTGGTCGTGGCTGCTGGGCGAGGGGCCAGGTCGAGGCATCGCGCTCGTCTTCCTGCTGGTCAGCATCATCGGCTTCATCCTGACGTCGATGGTGTTCTTCACCCGCACCTACCGGCGGCTGTCTGCGGCCTACGCGGCAGGCGACGTGAACGCAGACGTTACGGCGGATGCCGACGACCCTGCGGGTCCGTCTCCCGACCTGCCCGGTCCCGACGTGCTCGGCAAGGGCTACACGGAACACTGA
- a CDS encoding branched-chain amino acid aminotransferase → MAEFSITNTTAPTTDAARHAALADPGFGRYYVDHQVVIDHIDGDGWQDPRVIPMSEWALHPAAAVLHYGQEIFEGLKAYRRDDDSIWLFRPDRNAARFVHSAERMAMATLPEDLFIDSVRQLVELEQAWVPVSENEQSLYIRPFMIASEPYLGVREANNYRFAVIATPAGPYYSEPVKLWITPNYTRAAPGGTGTAKCGGNYASSLVATKEAAANGCGQVLWTDGAEHKWVEECGTMNIMFVTADGELVTPALGSILAGVTRDSILKLAPMHDLTPVERPITIDEVLDGVASGQIPEVFACGTAAVVTPITGFNSPDRGVQKVGDGQPGVKTRAIRQHLVDIQYGRAEDPFGWTQRVC, encoded by the coding sequence ATGGCCGAATTCTCGATCACCAACACGACCGCCCCCACCACCGACGCCGCGCGCCATGCCGCGCTGGCCGACCCGGGGTTCGGTCGCTACTACGTGGACCACCAGGTGGTGATCGACCACATCGACGGCGACGGCTGGCAGGACCCCCGGGTCATCCCGATGTCCGAGTGGGCGCTGCATCCGGCCGCAGCGGTGCTTCACTACGGCCAGGAGATCTTCGAAGGGCTCAAGGCCTACCGTCGCGACGACGACTCGATCTGGCTGTTCCGGCCCGACCGCAACGCGGCCCGCTTCGTGCACTCGGCCGAGCGGATGGCCATGGCCACCCTCCCGGAGGACCTGTTCATCGACTCGGTCCGCCAACTCGTGGAACTGGAGCAGGCCTGGGTGCCCGTCAGCGAGAACGAGCAGAGCCTCTACATCCGGCCGTTCATGATCGCCTCGGAGCCCTACCTCGGCGTCCGCGAGGCGAACAACTACCGTTTCGCCGTCATCGCTACGCCGGCCGGGCCGTACTACTCCGAGCCCGTCAAGCTGTGGATCACGCCCAACTACACGCGCGCCGCCCCAGGCGGCACCGGCACGGCCAAGTGCGGCGGCAACTACGCCTCCAGCCTGGTCGCCACCAAGGAGGCGGCCGCCAACGGCTGCGGCCAGGTGCTGTGGACCGACGGCGCCGAGCACAAGTGGGTGGAGGAGTGCGGCACGATGAACATCATGTTCGTCACCGCCGACGGCGAACTCGTCACCCCGGCCCTCGGGTCGATCCTGGCGGGCGTGACGCGCGACTCGATCCTCAAGCTCGCCCCGATGCACGACCTCACCCCGGTCGAGCGCCCCATCACGATCGACGAGGTTCTCGACGGCGTCGCATCTGGCCAGATCCCCGAGGTCTTCGCCTGCGGCACCGCTGCGGTCGTCACCCCGATCACCGGCTTCAACTCGCCCGATAGGGGCGTCCAGAAGGTCGGCGACGGGCAGCCAGGCGTCAAGACCCGCGCGATCCGGCAGCACCTGGTCGACATCCAGTACGGCCGCGCCGAGGACCCCTTCGGCTGGACCCAGCGCGTCTGCTGA
- a CDS encoding RNA polymerase sigma factor codes for MRDQQDHEWLEALFDLHATSVRAYAVRRVGPDSADDVVAEAFAVAWRRRRDVPEPALPWLLRTARHVILHERRSLARHLNLRDAVAHSLTDTATPGADQSSLALAESVLAQLPALDAEILRLTAWEGLTPAEIAVVLDLRDSAARPRLMRARQRAQRLLDEPAAPRLAPVVHTQGEPS; via the coding sequence ATGAGAGACCAACAGGACCACGAATGGCTTGAGGCGCTGTTCGACCTGCACGCCACCTCCGTGCGGGCCTACGCCGTCCGACGCGTTGGTCCCGACTCGGCCGATGACGTCGTGGCGGAGGCATTCGCCGTCGCTTGGCGTCGACGACGCGACGTCCCCGAGCCTGCGCTTCCGTGGCTGCTGCGCACGGCCCGACACGTGATCCTCCACGAGCGCCGATCACTCGCGCGGCACTTGAACCTGCGCGACGCCGTCGCGCACTCCCTGACCGACACCGCAACCCCAGGGGCAGACCAGTCGAGCCTCGCGCTCGCCGAGAGCGTGCTCGCCCAGTTGCCCGCGCTCGACGCCGAGATCCTCCGGCTCACCGCATGGGAGGGGCTGACCCCCGCCGAGATCGCAGTGGTCCTCGACCTGCGCGACTCGGCCGCCCGTCCCCGATTGATGCGCGCACGGCAGCGCGCGCAGCGGCTCCTCGACGAGCCCGCCGCGCCGCGCCTCGCGCCGGTCGTCCACACCCAAGGAGAACCGTCATGA
- a CDS encoding OsmC family protein, with protein MTEETRRPTTVSIARTAPLSYAATNSRGTTISVGSGETDDFTPVELMMVAIGACSAVDVDLITTRRAQPESFDVDVHATRVKDATGNRLDDIEVDFLLRFPDGEDGDRARNLIQRAIDSAHDRMCTVSRTIELGTPVTMRSVDDA; from the coding sequence ATGACCGAAGAGACCCGTCGCCCCACCACCGTCAGCATCGCCCGCACCGCGCCGTTGAGCTACGCGGCGACCAACTCACGCGGCACGACGATCAGCGTCGGCAGCGGTGAGACCGACGACTTCACCCCGGTCGAACTGATGATGGTCGCGATCGGCGCCTGCTCCGCCGTCGACGTCGACCTCATCACCACGCGCAGAGCGCAGCCCGAGTCGTTCGATGTCGACGTGCACGCCACCCGAGTGAAGGACGCGACCGGCAACCGGCTCGACGACATCGAGGTGGACTTCCTGCTCCGCTTCCCGGACGGTGAGGACGGCGACCGCGCGCGGAACCTGATCCAGCGGGCCATCGATTCCGCACACGACCGGATGTGCACCGTGTCGCGCACCATCGAGCTCGGTACGCCGGTGACCATGCGCTCCGTCGACGACGCCTAG